One window of Trichoplusia ni isolate ovarian cell line Hi5 unplaced genomic scaffold, tn1 tig00003479, whole genome shotgun sequence genomic DNA carries:
- the LOC113507926 gene encoding translationally-controlled tumor protein homolog has product MKKLVAKLEEKAPDQVDIFKTNMNKVMKDILGRFKELQFFTGESMDCDGMVAMMEYRDIDGTQVPIMMFFKHGLEEEKF; this is encoded by the exons ATGAAAAA attagTAGCCAAATTGGAAGAGAAGGCACCTGACCAGGTTGACATCTTCAAGACCAACATGAACAAAGTAATGAAAGACATCCTCGGTAGGTTTAAGGAGCTCCAGTTCTTCACTGGGGAGTCCATGGACTGTGACGGCATGGTCGCTATGATGGAATACAGAGATATCGACGGCACACAAGTCCCCATCATGATGTTCTTCAAACACGGTCTAGAGGAAGAGAAGTTCTAA